One window of Theropithecus gelada isolate Dixy chromosome 4, Tgel_1.0, whole genome shotgun sequence genomic DNA carries:
- the LOC112622187 gene encoding putative uncharacterized protein ZNRD1-AS1 yields the protein MLYVLIEAERARIKKLQEEKTRNLESSRKLEPRIVSEHRGGLRTEQTDIDVLGQHLTKEHISSHSQSPIRDSQWFMLSPQEKLAWGTSSKDPRIAAGQQSPLEKKILNLGGVHTTAARQLLTQKYQEECEILCREQAVSLDYWLAKAESYYNKIIVEMMKEETGNEIKKKMEKKTTRSIEGLKQCHLIPEREVKHIERHIHQTGQAGEFKNKSFRQVLRPPSETKLPNIVPEGHGIQNAQRRKQVNEREQMQIKDHQERMIRGRELTEQRLKERILRRSQSQLPTYEKRERVKKEIKEFERVIAYPLFQPCSRSRIKVNILMEKSQNGEKVNTIVKPYQRKFLAIPPFLRSQIGKIKD from the exons ATGCTGTATGTGCTGATAGAGGCAGAGAGGGCCCGGATCAAGAAactgcaggaagagaaaactagAAACCTAGAATCCTCTAGAAAACTAGAACCTAGAATCGTCTCAGAACACAGAGGAGGCTTGAGGACTGAGCAGACTGACATAGATGTACTTGGACAACACCTCACCAAGGAGCATATCTCTTCCCACTCACAATCCCCAATACGAGATTCACAGTGGTTCATGCTGAGTCCACAGGAAAA ATTGGCCTGGGGTACATCATCTAAAGATCCTAGGATTGCTGCAGGTCAGCAGTCTCCACTGGAAAAAAAGATCTTG AATCTAGGTGGTGTGCACACAACAGCAGCAAGACAGTTGCTAACTCAGAAATATCAGGAGGAGTGTGAAATCCTCTGTAGGGAGCAAGCTGTTTCTCTTGACTACTGGCTTGCCAAAGCAGAGTCttactataataaaataatagtggaaatgatgaaagaagagacaggcaatgaaatcaagaaaaaaatggagaagaaaacaacCCGAAGCATAGAAGGACTAAAACAGTGCCATTTGATACCTGAGAGAGAGGTGAAACACATAGAAAGGCACATACATCAAACAGGACAGGCTGGAGAATTTAAGAACAAATCATTTAGACAAGTACTGCGACCCCCCAGTGAAACAAAATTACCAAACATTGTGCCAGAAGGGCATGGCATCCAGAACGCACAGAGAAGAAAGCAGGTAAATGAGAGGGAACAGATGCAGATTAAGGATCACCAGGAACGCATGATTCGAGGGAGAGAACTTACCGAGCAAAGACtcaaggaaagaatcttaagaagaAGCCAGAGCCAGCTACCTACATATGAGAAGCGTGAGAGagtaaagaaagagataaaggagTTTGAAAGAGTTATTGCATATCCTCTTTTCCAGCCATGCAGTAGAAGTCGGATTAAAGTGAATATTCTTATGGAAAAGTCTCAGAATGGAGAGAAAGTGAATACAATTGTGAAACCATATCAAAGAAAATTCTTGGCCATACCACCCTTTTTAAGAAgtcaaataggaaaaataaaagattaa